The following proteins come from a genomic window of Halictus rubicundus isolate RS-2024b chromosome 8, iyHalRubi1_principal, whole genome shotgun sequence:
- the Nfat gene encoding nuclear factor of activated T cells 3 isoform X1, whose product MAPDLEKKRQELRRTSSGTLDHTGHDHFHMLLQLRCNGHALTEPYRHGNNAGGRSSSVTGSVQRSTVTSSNRAHSASRRISHQQRQQQQQQQQPPRIPLGSLRNSDDHVPRASSAQDVCDNSNDSGLGFEERQQHLTTANAWNGAGEEDSKRRKMDIKLESEDANFAFPEVAHATSPEAKSGNRTTANGAIGLATISTNRNGTGSGRAVDVPRNRPAMGVLAKRTPPAHQGPLTLTSQLCSASSDGKVQLQIICQPEQQHRARYQTEGSRGAVKDRTGNGFPIVRLVGYDKPATLQVFIGTDLGRVAPHMFYQACRVSGKNSTPCVERKIDGTIVIEVDMDPTKDMMVTCDCVGILKERNVDVEHRFPQEASIRQGRSKKKSTRCRMVFRTTITHPDGTSETLQVCSQPIVCTQPPGIPEICKKSLTSCPCTGGLELFILGKNFLKDTRVVFQLDNDDLSSSMEQHWECAVLPDKEFLQQTHLVCVVPAYRRQDLAPSETVSVKLYAVSSGKTSEPHTFLYTATSTPPEPSVGKVEPLTPPLSTANGDTSLATSPTTVPLTTGVAANTLISQATAGTPNFLSTMQPQQPSSQSSESLKNDPSPPPVTASSQVTPVMMWASQSPSCQNSPPDVMMPPPAMVANTLLNRRSSSNLQLILPDNLKTEVLDENSENSMISENSMQSIPTPTANGSSGTSPLQQLVNENSIETSQSNMIRSVPVAPNGSPVQEAVNILGVVDLMRNQHSLSMVTSHQNSYGGMHETSQVKVLSPHHINKDTNTMLTTDGSSNGNLQGGGVVDLRMKHHQSEFAALSNFAVSSNGQPLPAQSGHSVEKYLNHIESNAKEVESQENDYVTNMQQRASIIASGRQPQQTQSSNMLATSNQGVKLDNLVNPAAEAHQLVSPLRTVNASNNNLMNVTVNDHETIPSSQQTRTSPPMPVLLEALMPSQTVQPLANGAPSVSPPAVQEQTNGDSLLTSINAALLPSMQEQPVSANGTSSASVPAHNQLQVTNETMSAAADHIPQIQGLIQPDVVAMQQVQQVEQVVAQAQQQVEQVVAQAQQQAVQAVQQAQQQVVQHVVQHAQVVQQAVQQVQAVQQVQAVPAVQQAVQQATQEVVQQAVQQATQEVVQQVQAVQQAVQQAQAAQAMQQAVQQDIGSMLNQPAGFVAEASSALASGAAQEPSQQRLTTAAEQAINNVITNATQDIINTIVNDRSIPITTTTAHAIIATKNILNSVATQSAQLMNCAMEGILPKSPSSQNNIVEQVTSKSPPVAMPVTPSRQNVNPPITNATGNAAGTTIRKQEDGMLPQELTSMSDHDLLSYINPSCFDPQNGFLM is encoded by the exons GTAACAATGCAGGCGGTAGATCATCGTCGGTGACAGGATCGGTTCAAAGGAGCACCGTCACGTCGAGCAACCGCGCGCACTCCGCCAGCCGGAGGATCAGCCATCAGCAGCgtcagcagcaacagcaacagcagcagccgCCCAGAATACCCTTGGGATCCTTACGAAACTCGGATGACCACGTGCCAAGAGCCAGCTCGGCACAGGACGTTTGCGATAACTCGAACGATTCCGGGCTTGGCTTCGAGGAACGTCAGCAACATCTCACCACTGCAAAC GCTTGGAACGGCGCCGGCGAGGAGGACTCAAAGAGGAGGAAGATGGACATCAAGCTCGAGTCCGAGGACGCGAATTTCGCGTTCCCCGAGGTGGCCCACGCCACCAGCCCGGAGGCCAAGTCTGGGAACAGGACCACCGCGAACGGGGCCATAGGATTGGCCACCATCTCCACCAACAGGAACGGGACCGGTTCCGGACGAGCCGTCGACGTACCCAGAAACAGACCCGCCATGGGAGTACTCGCCAAGAGGACGCCCCCTGCTCACCAAGGTCCACTCACCCTCACTTCTCAGTTGT GCAGCGCTTCGTCAGACGGAAAAGTGCAACTGCAGATCATCTGCCAGCCGGAGCAACAGCACCGGGCTCGCTACCAAACGGAGGGTTCGAGAGGAGCGGTGAAGGACCGGACCGGAAACGGATTCCCGATCGTGCGTCTGGTCGGTTACGATAAACCGGCGACTCTTCAGGTTTTCATCGGCACGGACCTCGGTCGGGTCGCGCCGCACATGTTCTACCAAGCCTGCCGCGTCAGCGGCAAGAATTCGACGCCCTGCGTCGAGCGTAAAATCGATGGAACGATAGTGATCGAGGTTGACATGGACCCCACGAAGGACATGATGGTCACCTGCGACTGCGTCGGGATTCTGAAAGAGCGAAACGTAGACGTGGAGCACAGATTCCCCCAGGAGGCCAGCATCCGTCAAGGTCGCAGCAAGAAGAAGTCGACCCGCTGTCGCATGGTCTTCCGCACGACGATCACGCACCCCGACGGCACCTCGGAGACTTTGCAAGTCTGCTCGCAGCCGATAGTCTGCA CTCAACCGCCCGGCATCCCAGAGATCTGCAAGAAGTCCCTCACCTCATGTCCCTGCACCGGCGGGCTGGAGCTCTTTATCCTAGGGAAGAACTTCCTCAAGGATACTCGCGTGGTGTTCCAACTAGACAACGACGATCTATCGAGTAGCATGGAGCAGCACTGGGAGTGCGCGGTCCTGCCCGACAAGGAGTTTCTGCAGCAGACGCACCTTGTTTGCGTCGTGCCTGCCTACAGACGACAGGACCTAGCGCCGTCGGAAACAGTCAGTGTAAAACTGTACGCGGTGTCTTCTGGAAAGACCAGCGAACCCCATACCTTCCTCTACACCGCCACGTCCACGCCACCGGAGCCATCGGTGGGCAAGGTCGAACCACTAACGCCGCCTCTGTCTACAGCGAACGGAGACACCAGCCTCGCGACATCCCCCACGACGGTGCCCCTCACGACAGGTGTAGCAGCTAACA CTCTGATCAGCCAAGCAACGGCAGGAACGCCGAATTTCTTGTCCACGATGCAGCCGCAGCAGCCGTCGTCTCAGTCGAGCGAATCATTGAAAAATGACCCGAGTCCGCCGCCGGTGACAGCCTCGTCGCAGGTGACGCCGGTGATGATGTGGGCGTCGCAAAGTCCCAGTTGCCAGAACTCACCGCCGGACGTAATGATGCCACCCCCGGCTATGGTCGCGAACACGCTTCTGAACCGTCGATCGTCCTCGAACCTTCAGTTGATCCTGCCAGATAACTTGAAGACGGAGGTGTTGGACGAGAACAGCGAGAACAGTATGATCAGCGAGAACAGCATGCAAAGCATACCTACACCGACGGCGAACGGCTCGTCGGGGACCAGCCCTCTGCAGCAGCTCGTCAACGAGAACTCCATAGAAACGTCGCAGTCCAACATGATCAGATCCGTGCCTGTCGCGCCGAACGGCTCGCCGGTGCAAGAAGCGGTGAATATCCTGGGTGTAGTCGATTTGATGCGGAACCAACACTCTCTGTCGATGGTGACGTCCCACCAGAACAGCTACGGAGGTATGCACGAAACGTCTCAAGTCAAAGTCCTAAGTCCCCACCATATCAACAAAGACACTAATACAATGTTGACAACAGACGGCAGTTCTAACGGAAATCTCCAGGGCGGAGGAGTCGTAGACCTTCGCATGAAACATCATCAGTCGGAGTTCGCAGCCCTCTCGAACTTCGCCGTGTCTTCTAACGGGCAGCCTCTGCCTGCGCAGAGCGGCCACAGCGTGGAGAAGTATCTGAACCACATCGAATCAAACGCGAAGGAGGTTGAGAGCCAGGAGAACGATTATGTGACCAACATGCAGCAACGTGCTTCCATAATCGCCTCGGGTCGACAACCGCAACAGACACAATCTTCCAACATGCTAGCCACGTCCAATCAAGGGGTCAAGTTGGACAATCTGGTGAACCCCGCCGCGGAGGCGCATCAGCTGGTATCGCCGCTACGAACTGTCAACGCCAGCAACAACAATCTGATGAATGTTACTGTAAACGATCATGAAACGATACCGAGCTCCCAACAGACCAGAACCAGCCCGCCGATGCCGGTACTCTTGGAAGCGCTGATGCCATCGCAGACTGTTCAACCCCTGGCGAACGGGGCCCCGTCAGTCTCGCCTCCAGCAGTGCAAGAGCAGACTAACGGGGATAGCTTATTGACCAGCATCAACGCTGCGTTGCTACCGTCGATGCAAGAGCAGCCAGTGTCAGCCAACGGTACGTCCTCCGCTAGCGTACCAGCCCACAATCAATTGCAAGTCACGAACGAGACTATGTCGGCAGCGGCTGATCACATTCCCCAGATCCAAGGTCTGATTCAGCCGGATGTTGTAGCGATGCAGCAAGTGCAACAGGTGGAACAAGTTGTGGCACAGGCGCAACAACAAGTCGAGCAAGTAGTCGCCCAGGCGCAGCAGCAAGCGGTGCAGGCGGTGCAGCAAGCGCAACAGCAGGTCGTTCAACACGTGGTGCAACACGCACAAGTTGTCCAGCAGGCTGTGCAACAAGTGCAAGCTGTTCAGCAGGTTCAGGCTGTGCCAGCGGTCCAGCAGGCTGTACAGCAGGCTACTCAGGAAGTGGTTCAGCAGGCGGTTCAGCAGGCGACGCAGGAAGTGGTACAACAGGTTCAAGCTGTTCAACAGGCGGTGCAACAGGCACAGGCTGCCCAGGCGATGCAGCAGGCAGTTCAACAGGACATCGGTTCCATGCTGAACCAACCGGCTGGCTTTGTCGCTGAAGCTAGCTCCGCTCTTGCCAGTGGAGCAGCTCAAGAACCGTCTCAGCAGAGACTGACCACCGCCGCTGAACAGGCGATTAATAACGTAATCACCAACGCTACTCAGGACATCATCAACACCATCGTTAACGATAGATCTATACCCATCACCACGACCACCGCGCACGCCATCATCGCGACCAAGAATATCCTGAATAGCGTTGCCACTCAAAGTGCCCAACTGATGAACTGTGCCATGGAAGGGATCCTGCCCAAATCCCCTTCCAGCCAAAACAACATCGTCGAACAAGTTACAAGTAAGTCGCCGCCGGTTGCCATGCCTGTCACGCCCAGCAGACAAAATGTGAACCCGCCCATAACGAACGCCACGGGAAACGCTGCCGGGACCACCATCAGAAAACAGGAGGACGGCATGCTACCGCAGGAACTGACGTCGATGTCGGATCACGATCTTCTGAGCTACATCAATCCGAGTTGTTTCGATCCGCAGAACGGTTTTCTTATGTAG
- the Nfat gene encoding nuclear factor of activated T cells 3 isoform X4 — protein MAPDLEKKRQELRRTSSGTLDHTGHDHFHMLLQLRCNGHALTEPYRHGNNAGGRSSSVTGSVQRSTVTSSNRAHSASRRISHQQRQQQQQQQQPPRIPLGSLRNSDDHVPRASSAQDVCDNSNDSGLGFEERQQHLTTANAWNGAGEEDSKRRKMDIKLESEDANFAFPEVAHATSPEAKSGNRTTANGAIGLATISTNRNGTGSGRAVDVPRNRPAMGVLAKRTPPAHQGPLTLTSQLCSASSDGKVQLQIICQPEQQHRARYQTEGSRGAVKDRTGNGFPIVRLVGYDKPATLQVFIGTDLGRVAPHMFYQACRVSGKNSTPCVERKIDGTIVIEVDMDPTKDMMVTCDCVGILKERNVDVEHRFPQEASIRQGRSKKKSTRCRMVFRTTITHPDGTSETLQVCSQPIVCTQPPGIPEICKKSLTSCPCTGGLELFILGKNFLKDTRVVFQLDNDDLSSSMEQHWECAVLPDKEFLQQTHLVCVVPAYRRQDLAPSETVSVKLYAVSSGKTSEPHTFLYTATSTPPEPSVGKVEPLTPPLSTANGDTSLATSPTTVPLTTGVAANTLISQATAGTPNFLSTMQPQQPSSQSSESLKNDPSPPPVTASSQVTPVMMWASQSPSCQNSPPDVMMPPPAMVANTLLNRRSSSNLQLILPDNLKTEVLDENSENSMISENSMQSIPTPTANGSSGTSPLQQLVNENSIETSQSNMIRSVPVAPNGSPVQEAVNILGVVDLMRNQHSLSMVTSHQNSYGDGSSNGNLQGGGVVDLRMKHHQSEFAALSNFAVSSNGQPLPAQSGHSVEKYLNHIESNAKEVESQENDYVTNMQQRASIIASGRQPQQTQSSNMLATSNQGVKLDNLVNPAAEAHQLVSPLRTVNASNNNLMNVTVNDHETIPSSQQTRTSPPMPVLLEALMPSQTVQPLANGAPSVSPPAVQEQTNGDSLLTSINAALLPSMQEQPVSANGTSSASVPAHNQLQVTNETMSAAADHIPQIQGLIQPDVVAMQQVQQVEQVVAQAQQQVEQVVAQAQQQAVQAVQQAQQQVVQHVVQHAQVVQQAVQQVQAVQQVQAVPAVQQAVQQATQEVVQQAVQQATQEVVQQVQAVQQAVQQAQAAQAMQQAVQQDIGSMLNQPAGFVAEASSALASGAAQEPSQQRLTTAAEQAINNVITNATQDIINTIVNDRSIPITTTTAHAIIATKNILNSVATQSAQLMNCAMEGILPKSPSSQNNIVEQVTSKSPPVAMPVTPSRQNVNPPITNATGNAAGTTIRKQEDGMLPQELTSMSDHDLLSYINPSCFDPQNGFLM, from the exons GTAACAATGCAGGCGGTAGATCATCGTCGGTGACAGGATCGGTTCAAAGGAGCACCGTCACGTCGAGCAACCGCGCGCACTCCGCCAGCCGGAGGATCAGCCATCAGCAGCgtcagcagcaacagcaacagcagcagccgCCCAGAATACCCTTGGGATCCTTACGAAACTCGGATGACCACGTGCCAAGAGCCAGCTCGGCACAGGACGTTTGCGATAACTCGAACGATTCCGGGCTTGGCTTCGAGGAACGTCAGCAACATCTCACCACTGCAAAC GCTTGGAACGGCGCCGGCGAGGAGGACTCAAAGAGGAGGAAGATGGACATCAAGCTCGAGTCCGAGGACGCGAATTTCGCGTTCCCCGAGGTGGCCCACGCCACCAGCCCGGAGGCCAAGTCTGGGAACAGGACCACCGCGAACGGGGCCATAGGATTGGCCACCATCTCCACCAACAGGAACGGGACCGGTTCCGGACGAGCCGTCGACGTACCCAGAAACAGACCCGCCATGGGAGTACTCGCCAAGAGGACGCCCCCTGCTCACCAAGGTCCACTCACCCTCACTTCTCAGTTGT GCAGCGCTTCGTCAGACGGAAAAGTGCAACTGCAGATCATCTGCCAGCCGGAGCAACAGCACCGGGCTCGCTACCAAACGGAGGGTTCGAGAGGAGCGGTGAAGGACCGGACCGGAAACGGATTCCCGATCGTGCGTCTGGTCGGTTACGATAAACCGGCGACTCTTCAGGTTTTCATCGGCACGGACCTCGGTCGGGTCGCGCCGCACATGTTCTACCAAGCCTGCCGCGTCAGCGGCAAGAATTCGACGCCCTGCGTCGAGCGTAAAATCGATGGAACGATAGTGATCGAGGTTGACATGGACCCCACGAAGGACATGATGGTCACCTGCGACTGCGTCGGGATTCTGAAAGAGCGAAACGTAGACGTGGAGCACAGATTCCCCCAGGAGGCCAGCATCCGTCAAGGTCGCAGCAAGAAGAAGTCGACCCGCTGTCGCATGGTCTTCCGCACGACGATCACGCACCCCGACGGCACCTCGGAGACTTTGCAAGTCTGCTCGCAGCCGATAGTCTGCA CTCAACCGCCCGGCATCCCAGAGATCTGCAAGAAGTCCCTCACCTCATGTCCCTGCACCGGCGGGCTGGAGCTCTTTATCCTAGGGAAGAACTTCCTCAAGGATACTCGCGTGGTGTTCCAACTAGACAACGACGATCTATCGAGTAGCATGGAGCAGCACTGGGAGTGCGCGGTCCTGCCCGACAAGGAGTTTCTGCAGCAGACGCACCTTGTTTGCGTCGTGCCTGCCTACAGACGACAGGACCTAGCGCCGTCGGAAACAGTCAGTGTAAAACTGTACGCGGTGTCTTCTGGAAAGACCAGCGAACCCCATACCTTCCTCTACACCGCCACGTCCACGCCACCGGAGCCATCGGTGGGCAAGGTCGAACCACTAACGCCGCCTCTGTCTACAGCGAACGGAGACACCAGCCTCGCGACATCCCCCACGACGGTGCCCCTCACGACAGGTGTAGCAGCTAACA CTCTGATCAGCCAAGCAACGGCAGGAACGCCGAATTTCTTGTCCACGATGCAGCCGCAGCAGCCGTCGTCTCAGTCGAGCGAATCATTGAAAAATGACCCGAGTCCGCCGCCGGTGACAGCCTCGTCGCAGGTGACGCCGGTGATGATGTGGGCGTCGCAAAGTCCCAGTTGCCAGAACTCACCGCCGGACGTAATGATGCCACCCCCGGCTATGGTCGCGAACACGCTTCTGAACCGTCGATCGTCCTCGAACCTTCAGTTGATCCTGCCAGATAACTTGAAGACGGAGGTGTTGGACGAGAACAGCGAGAACAGTATGATCAGCGAGAACAGCATGCAAAGCATACCTACACCGACGGCGAACGGCTCGTCGGGGACCAGCCCTCTGCAGCAGCTCGTCAACGAGAACTCCATAGAAACGTCGCAGTCCAACATGATCAGATCCGTGCCTGTCGCGCCGAACGGCTCGCCGGTGCAAGAAGCGGTGAATATCCTGGGTGTAGTCGATTTGATGCGGAACCAACACTCTCTGTCGATGGTGACGTCCCACCAGAACAGCTACGGAG ACGGCAGTTCTAACGGAAATCTCCAGGGCGGAGGAGTCGTAGACCTTCGCATGAAACATCATCAGTCGGAGTTCGCAGCCCTCTCGAACTTCGCCGTGTCTTCTAACGGGCAGCCTCTGCCTGCGCAGAGCGGCCACAGCGTGGAGAAGTATCTGAACCACATCGAATCAAACGCGAAGGAGGTTGAGAGCCAGGAGAACGATTATGTGACCAACATGCAGCAACGTGCTTCCATAATCGCCTCGGGTCGACAACCGCAACAGACACAATCTTCCAACATGCTAGCCACGTCCAATCAAGGGGTCAAGTTGGACAATCTGGTGAACCCCGCCGCGGAGGCGCATCAGCTGGTATCGCCGCTACGAACTGTCAACGCCAGCAACAACAATCTGATGAATGTTACTGTAAACGATCATGAAACGATACCGAGCTCCCAACAGACCAGAACCAGCCCGCCGATGCCGGTACTCTTGGAAGCGCTGATGCCATCGCAGACTGTTCAACCCCTGGCGAACGGGGCCCCGTCAGTCTCGCCTCCAGCAGTGCAAGAGCAGACTAACGGGGATAGCTTATTGACCAGCATCAACGCTGCGTTGCTACCGTCGATGCAAGAGCAGCCAGTGTCAGCCAACGGTACGTCCTCCGCTAGCGTACCAGCCCACAATCAATTGCAAGTCACGAACGAGACTATGTCGGCAGCGGCTGATCACATTCCCCAGATCCAAGGTCTGATTCAGCCGGATGTTGTAGCGATGCAGCAAGTGCAACAGGTGGAACAAGTTGTGGCACAGGCGCAACAACAAGTCGAGCAAGTAGTCGCCCAGGCGCAGCAGCAAGCGGTGCAGGCGGTGCAGCAAGCGCAACAGCAGGTCGTTCAACACGTGGTGCAACACGCACAAGTTGTCCAGCAGGCTGTGCAACAAGTGCAAGCTGTTCAGCAGGTTCAGGCTGTGCCAGCGGTCCAGCAGGCTGTACAGCAGGCTACTCAGGAAGTGGTTCAGCAGGCGGTTCAGCAGGCGACGCAGGAAGTGGTACAACAGGTTCAAGCTGTTCAACAGGCGGTGCAACAGGCACAGGCTGCCCAGGCGATGCAGCAGGCAGTTCAACAGGACATCGGTTCCATGCTGAACCAACCGGCTGGCTTTGTCGCTGAAGCTAGCTCCGCTCTTGCCAGTGGAGCAGCTCAAGAACCGTCTCAGCAGAGACTGACCACCGCCGCTGAACAGGCGATTAATAACGTAATCACCAACGCTACTCAGGACATCATCAACACCATCGTTAACGATAGATCTATACCCATCACCACGACCACCGCGCACGCCATCATCGCGACCAAGAATATCCTGAATAGCGTTGCCACTCAAAGTGCCCAACTGATGAACTGTGCCATGGAAGGGATCCTGCCCAAATCCCCTTCCAGCCAAAACAACATCGTCGAACAAGTTACAAGTAAGTCGCCGCCGGTTGCCATGCCTGTCACGCCCAGCAGACAAAATGTGAACCCGCCCATAACGAACGCCACGGGAAACGCTGCCGGGACCACCATCAGAAAACAGGAGGACGGCATGCTACCGCAGGAACTGACGTCGATGTCGGATCACGATCTTCTGAGCTACATCAATCCGAGTTGTTTCGATCCGCAGAACGGTTTTCTTATGTAG